The Rufibacter sp. DG15C region ATTTGGCACGCAAGGTGTCCCGGGCTTCGCTTAAATCAGCAATCTCTTTAGACAGCAGGTTCTCTTTCTCCTTGTCGTTTTCTCTTCTGATGGCTTCGCGCTCAATCTCCAACTGCATGATTTTGCGCTGTACCTCGTCCAGTTCTACGGGCAAGGAGTCCATCTCAATGCGCAACTTAGACGCCGCCTCATCAATCAAGTCAATGGCTTTGTCTGGCAGGAAACGGTCAGAGATGTATCGGCTGGACAATTCCACGGCAGAGATGATGGCATCGTCTTTAATGCGCACGCCGTGGTGCAGCTCATACTTGTCTTTGATACCTCGCAAGATGGAAATAGCGTCTGGAATGCTGGGCTCGTCCACGGTCACCGCCTGGAAGCGACGCTCCATGGCTTTGTCCTTCTCAAAGTACTTCTGGTATTCTTTGAGCGTGGTGGCCCCGATGGCATGCAGCTCCCCTCTCGCCAAGGCTGGCTTTAACAGGTTGGCGGCGTCCATGGCGCTTTCCCCCCCGGCCCCGGCGCCAATCAAGGTGTGGATTTCGTCTATGAACAGGACAATGTCCCCTTCTGAGTCCACCACTTCTTTGATGACCGCTTTCAGACGCTCCTCAAACTCGCCTTTGTACTTGGCACCGGCCACCAGCAGACCCATGTCCAGGCTCATGATGGTTTTGGATTTGAGGTTCTCAGGCACGTCACCAGACACAATGCGCTGGGCCAGACCTTCTACGATGGCGGTTTTACCCACACCCGGCTCACCTAAAAGAATCGGGTTGTTCTTGGTACGACGGCTGAGGATTTGCAAGACGCGACGTATTTCCTCGTCACGGCCAATCACCGGGTCAATCTTGCCCAAACGCGCCTGCTCATTGAGGTCAATGGCGTATTTCTTGAGGGAGTTGTACTTGGCCTCGGCGTTTTGGTCCGTGACTTTAGAATCGCCGCGCAGTTCTTTGATGGCGGCTTTCAGGCCTTTCTCGGTGATGCCCGCGTCTTTCATGAGCGTGGCTACCTTGTCGCGGCCCGCCAGCAAGCCCAAAAGCAAGTGCTCAATGGCTACGTACTCGTCGTCAAACTCTTTTAGATAGGACGTCGCTTTTTGCAGGGCCGCCGCCGCGTCATTACTTAGGTAAGGGTTTCCGCCGGTTACCACCGGGTAAGCAGTCACTATCTCATTGAGTTTGGACTCGAATTGGTTGGTGTTCACGCCCAGCTTCTTGAGGTAGAAGTTGGGCACGTTTTCGTCGGTTTGCAGGATGCCCTTGAGCAGGTGGCCGGTTTCAATGGCCTGCTGCTGGTTGCCCCCCGCTATCTCAGTGGCCTTCTGCACGGCCTCCTGAGACTTGATGGTATAATTGTTAAAGTTCATAGCTTCTATATCGTGGTTAGAGTAGTTTCTTACTTTTCTACGAGGCTAGAAGCAAACAGGGTACCGAACCGATTTTAGCCTGTTTTCCGGAAATTATGACAGAAACAATTAGAAACTATTTAACATAATCAGACAAAATGACTCAACTAGAGTTTATCAAACTCTGTTGTAGTGGCAACCGGCGGATTCAACTTCTGCAACAGCTTTAAAATCATGCGATAGACTTCTTGCAGTTTGTCCATGTCCAGGATGGCGTCGTCCTTGGAGAAGGTAAGAAACGGCGTGGCATCTGGCTCATCATTGTCCACGCTCAGTTTTAACTCGCAGTTGGAATGCTCCAGCAGAGTCTGCCGCACTTTAGCATCTGATAACAGCGACGCCAAGGCCACGGGGTCGTTGGCTTTGATCACGAAGGCATCGTCCAGGTCAGGCAGGTTCAACTGCACATCCCCCATCCCGAAGAATTTACCAATCTCGCTCATCCAGTCCTGCTCATGCAAGGCAAACCGAAGCGGCACATTGGTGGGCACGGGCGCCATGAACGTGGTAGACGAAGAACCTCCTTCAAACCCTCCGCCCAGGTCAATGTCAATGTCCAGAAAGACCTCAGTGTCATTGAGCATCAATTGCGCCGAGTAGCTGGTGAGGTTTTTATCACGGGCAAGGTCAATGGTAAGCTGGCGCCAAAGTTCTTCTTCTGACGTACCGGAGAATCTGCGAAGTGTGTCCATAGCAATATTGAATTCTAACTTTTATTTATTAAACCCTCTGGGCTGTAAACGCCAGCGGCCTTACGCTAAAGACGTAAGGCCGCTGGTTTTGGTTAATCTAAAGTTTGTCTGCCCTATTGCACGTTCTTAAAGAAGACGGGCGAGTTGCCGTACAAAGGCGTGGACCCGTTCCATTTTTCTATGAACTGCTGCTGAATGAGCAAGGGCGTCAAGGTCTGCTGGCGCAGGCGGTTAGCCTCCGCCTCGGCCTGGGCTTCTACAATCTTTTTGCGGGCCTGGGCCTCGGCTACTTTCAATTCGTTCTCCACCTGCATGGCCTGTTGCACCGCGCGGTTCTTGAGGTTCACGGCACGCACAATCTCCTCGGGGTACGTGAGGCCGCTGGTCATCTGCTCCAGCTTGAACCCGTCCTGTTGCAGGGCTTGGTCCAGGGTGGTTTGCACTTCGGCTTCAAACTGCTGGCGCTTGGAGATGATCTCCTCGGTGCTGTATTGGTTCAACCGTATCCTGAACGCGTCTTTCACATAGTTAAGCAAGGTGGTCTTGGCAATCTCGCCTATGTCTTTGCGGTACTTCTTGAAAATCTGCGGGGAGGCACCCGCCTTCACATAAAAGGAGATGGTGGGGTCTACCGTGAACACAGAACCGTCCTTGGCATTGACCGTGAACGCGTCATAGTCCTGCGTCTGGATGTAAGTCGGAAACTCGTAGACTTCCTCTGTGAAGGGATTGTACCACACACGGCCCGTCACCAGAGACACGTCTTGCACGCCTTTCTCGGTGCCGTACATTTTTACCAGGATGCCCTCATGCCCGGCGTCTACGCGGGTACAGGATTGGGTAGCGGTGATGGAAAAAATCAAAATGGCTACCCCTGTTAGAATAGCAGTCAGTATGCGGCGGTTCATGAGCGGTTTATTTTAGAAAGTAAGTACCGGATGATGATGAAATTGCCTACCAGCAGCATGGCCAGGAAGAACACGCCAAATAGGACAGCCACGTCTGAGGGTTGCCGCAGCAGCTCGGTGATTTGGGTGTAAGACAGGAAATCTATGGGAATGAGCAGCAGTAGCAGCAGTAAATACTTGGGTTTCATGGGTTGGGAATGGCCTGCGGGTTGAAGAATCAATATTAAGGATTCTCACGGGATTTGCCGCTATTGCTTTTTTGGTTGGTGAGAGAAAACTTATTCTAGTTTATGGACTTTCTTGTGGGGTGCTTTTCTTAATGAATGCTGAAGGTTGTACTCTTCCACCGTTGTGGGTGTTCTCACTAATGACTATGACTGCTTTTCCAGCTACAATGACCCTTGCCAATACTTTTGTGCACGCATCTGGCTATTCCCTTGGCAAGATCGTCTTCTGCGGTGCGCATTTACAGTCTTGTTTCATAGTTTCCGGTAAGCGCTCACGGCCGCGAGGCCTCGTCCTGGCCCTTCGCACTGCTGTTGTACTCTGGGCCTGTGGGGCCCCGCCCTGCCGGGCGACGAAACAACAGAGGCGCTCAGGACCAGGACTGGTTTGGGTTCCAGTTCCGCTGGCGCTTATAAGTAACTACCCTGTCTGTAGGCGAAGGCCGTTCCTGTCGCTGCAGAGGCATACGTGCTACGCACGGTTTGCTTGATCAGCTTTCCCGTGGCCATGGTTCAAGTCTGCGACTTGGACCCATGTTGGAGGCAGTCTGCGACTGCCGTTGGCCTTTTGCCAATTGGTGCGCATTGCGTCCCCCTTTGAGGGGGTAGGGGGATGATAAGCTTATTGCAGTTTGAGTAGAACGCTCCTCCAAAGACCTTGTAACGTCTGGCAGGACCTGCGAGCGTCTGCTCCCTAACCAGACCCAAAGCAGGCTAACAATAAAGGATTTAGGGGTATTCAAACCGCTTTTGGCCTCTTTTCCAGAAAACAGGTCCAAAATGAGAACCTGCCGCCTAAGCACCCACTAATTATCGGACTTCGGCTTTAAAGACTTCGGCGTAGTAGTCTGCCAGGCGGGTGGGTTCTGGGAGTTTGTGTTTGATGGCGGTTTCTAAGGTGAGGGCGGTAGCGGTCTCCAAATCCATCAAATGACCCGGAGAGACGAACACGGGTTTCACTTTGTCTTTGGTCACAATGACGGTTCCTATCTGCTCCTGTTTGCTCATGAGCGGAAATGAGCTGCCTTTGACGGGGGTGGGTTCGTCATATTTGCCGGTGAGCACTTTCTTGGCCACACCCATGGTGGGTTTGTTGAGCAAGACGCCCAGCTGGCTGGCAATGCCCAGGCGCCGCGGGTGCGCAATGCCGTGACCGTCTACCATGATCAGGTCGGGTTTCTGTACTAGTTTCTCGTAGGCTTTGAGCAGATTGGGCGTTTCCCTAAAGGCCAGAAACCCCGGAATGTAGGGCAGTTCCACCGGGCCGTAATGGTACACCTTCTCCACCAACTCCAAACTGGGATACTTCAGCAACACAAACACCGACAAGATATTCTCGCCAATGAACGACGAGTCACAGCCGGCCAGCCACTTCAGTTCAAAGTCTGGTTTTTGAAGAATCACCTGTTGCCGCAGCTCTTCCTGCTTGGCCGTGAGTTCTTTGACGATGATTGGATCTGGTGTGGGATATTGTGCGTACCAAGCCATGTTGTATAGTCCTGAGTCTAAAGTTGGGCATCATGAGTCGTGCCGCTTTTGGCTTGTTTTCCGGAAATCAGGCTGAAAACGACATTCCCTATGACTGTACGGCAACTCCAGTAGCAAGATATCTTGGCCTCTAGAAAAGGGAGTAATGACTTGCCCAACTTGAAAGTAGACTGAAGATTTGTTGACAATAGATGATTAAGAACAACCCTGCTTAGAGCAAGCGCTTTTCTAACTACCCCACAAGGTCCTTTCAGGATGATAAAATAAGGAAGAGATCCTTACAGCTTGCATATTAAGTCTAGCATCTTGCGTCTTATGTCTTGTGTCTATCCCCTTAAGCGCTGCACGGGATCATCAGGTCAATGAACAGGATCCGCCACTGGCCGTTGAGTTGCGCGAAGTGGAACTTGAAGCCCGAAGCGGTGTGCAGCACGGTTTTGTTCACTAGCAATTGAGTCTGGGCGATGGTCTTTTTTTGGGGCGCGGGAAGCTCTGTGTATTGCACGGCCGTGTTCTTTCTAAAGGCGGCGGCATCTGCCACAAAACAGCCTTTTTGGGCGTAGGCGTCCTCCCCTTCGCAGGTGACTTTGGGCAGGGTGGCTATGGCTTGCAGGTCACAACTCTTGAAGTATTCTTTGATGGTGAAGAACGGCAAGTCCTGGTAGAATCGCTTGTACTGGCGTATGTCTGTGACTTTGGTAAACTGGGGCATGGCGCCGGGCGTGTCTATGATGTAGAGGCCATGCGTGGGGTCAATGTACTGGTTAAAGGCCTGTGCGTCTCCCTGCTGAATGCTTTGGTTAAATTGATTGAACATCTTCTCAAAGCCCGAAAGGTCTTCTTCTGGTGACGGCTTCTTGACTACCTCATCCTGTACGGCGTTGAGGGCGTCTTTTTCCAGCACACGGCCTTCGGGTCCGGCAGAAACGGCGGGAGCGGTGGCGGTGTCCAGAGTAGTAGCGGCGTCTGACGTGACGGTTTCTGTGGACGTTTTGCTTTGGCAGCTAGCCAGGCCCAGGCTCAACACCAAGGCGTAATGCATCAAGGTCTTCATGTATTTGTATACGGGTCTGTGTAAAAGAATTTGCCTTTTCATTTACTCGGCTCTCTTGAGGTACACTTTAATGGTTGTACCTTCCCCCACGGTGCTCTCCACTTCAATCTTTCCCTGGGCATTGTCTAAGATTCTTTTCACCATGTAGAGGCCAATTCCAGAACCTTCTACGTGGTCATGGAACCGACTGAACATGGTAAACAGCTTAGTTTTCTGTTTAGGGTTGATGCCTAGGCCATTGTCTTGTATGACCAGCACCACATAGTCCTCTTCTGGCTGGCAACTGATCTTTACCAGCGGGTTTCTGTCTGGGTGCCGGTATTTGATGGCGTTAGAAAGCAGGTTGTAGACCACGCTGCGCAGGTTTTTCTCTGAGAAGGACACCATGGCATCGTTCCGGATGGTGGATTCTACCTTGGCGCCCGAAGCAAGAATGATTTGCTGCATGTCTAGCTGCACTTCCTGCACTACCTCCTGCAGGTTTACGGTTTGGGCCGCCTGGTCGTGGTCTTTCTGTAGCTTGGTGATTTCGGTGAGGCTGGCAATGGACTTCTTGAAGCGGTCAATGGAGTTTTGCATCATCTTAATGATGGCTTTGACTTCATGGCCCTTCAAACTTTCCTGGGGTAGTTCTACCTGCAATTCTCTCAGCAGCATCTCTATGTTAGAAATAGGTGCTTTCAAGTCATGTGACGCGGTATAGATAAAATTATCCAGGTCTTTGTTGGTGTGGGTAAGCTGTTGGTTGGCGTCGGCCAGGTCCAGGTTGGCCAGGCGCAGGTCTTCATTGGCGGCGGCCAGTTCAACGGCAATGGCGCTGGCCTGTTGGGCGCTGGTCTCTATTTTTAAGCGAGCCTCTACCTGGTCGGTTACGTCCGTGACCAAGGTATAGAAACCTACCACTTCGCCGCCTCTTACGTCTGGCACATAGTCTGTCTTTATATGCTTGACAAAATCTTCGCGGTAGGGCATGGTGGCCTCAAAGCTAAGGCGCTCTCCGGCCAGGGCGCGGTCCATGTAGCCTTTGGTGTTATTGTAGGCTTTTTCACCCACCACGTCCTGCACCCGGCGGCCCAGCAAATCTTCAGACTTGATAGGAAACCACGCTTCATAGGCTTTGTTAGTGAAACGGTAAACCCGGTCCCGGTCCAGGTACCCAATGAGGACCGGCAAAGAATCTGTGATGAGCCGCAGGTTGTTGGCGTTTTCTTCTACGGCTTTGCGTGCCGCCACCTGCTCTGTCACCTCAATAGCGAAGACCAGAACGCCGTCTACTATGCCTTCTTCGTTGGTTCTGGCTTGTTGAATGTACCTGAAGTACCTGTCCTCTAAGAAGCCATGGGGCGAGGTGAAGGGAATGAGCAATTCTGGCTCTTCATGGGTGATACCCGTTCTATACACTTCTGAGAAGGTCTCATACGCCTTGTTATGTCCAATCTCTGGCAAGGCCTCTAAAATGGGCTTGCCCAGAAGCTCCCTGTCGGGGAAAAGGCCTGCGTACACGGGGTTTACCAGTTCATACACCAAGTTGGGGCCAGCCAGTATGCAGATGGCCGTGGGCGCATCCATAAAGAGCCTTTCAAAGCGCTGGCGTTGGCGCTCCGCATCGGCCTGGGCTTTTTGCACCTCCTGGGTGCGTCTTTCTACCCGGGCCTCCAGTTCCAGGTTAAGGGCTTTCAGGTCCTCGGCGCTTTTCTCTACTTGTTGGCGGGCTTCTACAAAAGGCGTTACATCCAAGGCAAAAATGAACATGCCGTTGATCTTGCCTTGGGCGTCATAAAGGGCCTGGTAGATGAAGTTCCAGTAAATGTCCTCTACCGGTTGGTCTTTGTAACGGGCTACGGGTATCAAAATCTCCTTGCCTTCAAACGTCTCACCGGTAGTGATGACGTGCTGCACAATTTCTTCTATGGGCTGGCCCTTTAGCTCTGAAAGAGCTTCAAACAAGGCTAGACCCAGTAATTTGCGTCCCGGAAACAACTGCTGATACGCGTCATTGATTTCCTTGAATTCAAGATTTGGACCTTCCAGAACGGCCATGGCCGCCGGTGCCTGGGCAAACAGGCGCTCTAACCGAAGGCGTTGCTGTTCTACCTCGGCCAAGGCTACTTTTTCCCTTTCTTCGCTCTCCAGTAGGTTCTTTTTAGATTTCTCCGCCTCTGTGACGTTGGTGGCCTCGTTCAAAATATAAAGCACCTCTCCCCTTTCGTCTAAAATAGGCGTGTTGAGGATAGACCAATACCGTTCTATAAAAGAGGCCGAGTGGTTGGGATCTGGGATGTCATACCGCGTCACCTCCATCTGGTGGGCCTGTTTACTAGCCAGCACCTGTTGCAAAGAAGCTCTCAGCTTTACTGAAGAGAGAGACTCGCCGGCTTCTGGATTGTCTGGAAAAGCGTCAAACACACTTTTCCCGAGCAGTTGCTCCCTGGTTAGAAGCGTTTCTTTTAAATAAGCTTCAGTACACCCTAATATTTTCAAAGAAGGCGAGAGCACAAGAATAGGGTTGTTTTGTGCCTCAAAAATCTTCTGAAACGAAAGCGCCTCATTAAAAGAAGCTGTAGGTTTGGGGGAAGTGGAGAAATCAGTCATGTACCGCTGAGAGCTGATGTAGCAAAGGAACTCCCTTTACGTGGTTACCAAAGATAGGATTAATATTGAGCTTAAAGCGCAGAAAAGACCTTTTTAACGGCCATGGATTAAAGTTGTCAGCACCAGCGTTCATGCCACAAACAATAGTCGCAAAGGTCGTTTTTGGCTTGTTTTGACGAAAACAGCCCAAAAACGAAAGACCAGTTTGCCTCTTAACCTATTCAGGTATTTATTGTTTAGAACAGTTGGTCTGCAGAATAGTGCGTATCAATTTTCACTTATATTTGCCGGTCTAACCCTTTGCCAACCGTACAGGGTTTAGACGTGCGGGTAACAGGTTTGCGCGCAGGGCACATTACTTAACACATACTACTATGGCAAACACATCAAAAATCATTTATACCATCACAGATGAGGCGCCGGCCCTGGCCACGCACTCGTTCCTGCCCATTGTAAAGGCGTTCACCAAAGCGGCCGGCATTGAGGTAGAAACCAGAGATATCTCCCTGGCGGGCCGTATTCTGGCTACCTTCCCAGAGAACCTTTCCGCAGAGCAAAAGCAGTCTGATGACCTGGCAGAGCTGGGCGAACTGGCCAAAACCCCAGAAGCCAACATCATCAAATTGCCTAACATCTCGGCCTCTGTACCGCAGTTGACGCAGGCCATTAAAGAATTGCAGAGCCAAGGCTATAACATTCCAGATTACCCGGCAGACCCGAAGACCGACGCCGAGAAGGAAATCAAAACCCGCTACGGCAAAGTGTTGGGCAGTGCCGTGAACCCGGTCCTGCGCGAAGGAAACTCTGACCGCCGCGTAGCCGATGCCGTGAAACAGTACGCCCGCAAGCACCCGCACTCCATGGGTGCCTGGACGGCAGACTCAAAATCACACGTGGCCCACATGACCGATGGTGATTTCTATGGCACTGAGCAGTCTGTGACCATGGACCAAGCCACCGAGGTGAAGATTGAGTTTGTTTCTGCTGACGGAACCACCACTACCCTAAAAGACAAACTGGCCCTGAAAGCCGGCGAAGTGATTGACTCATCCGTGATGAGCAAGAAAGCCCTGCGCGCCTTCTATGAGAAAGAGATTGCAGATGCCAAGGCATCTGGTATTCTGTTGTCATTGCACTTAAAAGCCACCATGATGAAGGTCTCTGACCCTATTATGTTTGGCCATGCCGTGACCGTGTTCTTCAAGGATGTATTCACCAAGCACGCAGAGACCTTCAAGCAAATTGGTGTAAACCCAGACAACGGTTTAGGCGACCTGTACAACAAAATCCAGACCCTGCCGGCAGACCAGAAATCCCAGATTGAGGCTGACTTGAAAACGGCCATAGAGAACGGCCCGGCCCTGGCCATGGTAGACTCAGACAAAGGCATTACTAACCTGCACTTCCCTAATGACGTGATTATTGACGCCTCTATGCCGGCGGCCATTAGAACGTCTGGCAAGATGTGGGGCGCAGACGGCAAAGCCCATGACGCTAAGTTCATGATACCAGACCGCAACTACGCGGGCATCTACCAAGAGGTGATTGACTTCTGCAAAGAGAACGGCGCCTTTGACCCTAAAACCATGGGCACCGTGCCTAACATTGGCTTAATGGCCCAGAAAGCCGAAGAATACGGCTCACATGACAAGACCTTCCAAATCACGGCCAGCGGTACTGTGCGCGTGGTAGATGCCTCGGGCAAAGCGGTAATGGAGCACAAAGTAGAGGAAGGCGATATCTGGAGAATGTGCCAGACCAAAGACCTGCCTATTCAGGACTGGGTGAAACTGGCCGTGACCCGTGCCCGCATCACCGGCGCGCCTGCCATCTTCTGGCTAGACCCGAAGCGTGCGCATGACGCCAACCTGATTAAGAAGGTAAACCAGTACCTGAAAGACCATGACACCAACGGCCTGGAGATTAAAATTATGTCTCCGGTAGAAGCTATGCGTTACTCATGTGAGCGCGCGGTTGCCGGTAAAGACACCATCTCTGTAACGGGTAACGTACTGCGTGACTACCTCACAGACTTGTTCCCGATTATTGAATTAGGTACTAGCGCCAAAATGCTTTCTATTGTGCCCTTGCTAGACGGTGGCGGGCTGTTTGAAACCGGTGCCGGCGGGTCTGCCCCTAAGCACGTACAGCAGTTCGCTGAGGAAAACTACCTGCGTTGGGATTCACTGGGTGAGTTCCTGGCCCTGGCCGTTTCTCTGGAAGACCTGGCCTACAAAACCAAGAACGACAAAGCCGCGGTACTAGCCGAAGCCTTGAACCAAGCCAACGCCGAGTTCCTGGAGAAAGACAAGTCACCGGCCCGTAAAGTAGGTGGCATTGACAACCGCGGAAGCCACTTCTACCTGGCGCTTTACTGGGCTCAGGCCCTGGCCGAGCAAACCAAGAACGAGGAGCTGAAAACCCGTTTCACGGACTTGGCCAAAGGCTTAACGGAGAACGAAGACAAGATTGTACAGGAGCAGATTGCGGCCCAAGGCAAACCCGTAGACATGGGCGGTTACTTCCACCCAGACACGGCCAAAGTTGCCGAAGCCATGCGCCCAAGCGCCACGTTGAACTCTTTCTTAGACCAGTTCTAGGAGGATAAGTTATAGAAAAGGAAAGGCCGCTCGGGAGAAATCTCAAGCGGCCTTTTCATTGTGTCTTATAAATGAGTAAAGCTTGTGAACGGTCACATTAAAAAAACCTAACAGAGCTAAAGGATTAATTATTCAGTACACCAAGTAGAAGCCCTAAAACCCCCAAAATAATAGCTGGTAGAAACAAATTCATAAGAGCAAATACATAGTTGAACCCCTGCACCTTTGCTATTCCTATCACTAGAATTCTGATAGTGAAAACCCAACCAATCAGTCTGATTAAATAGTTAACCTCAATAATCTCTCCGCTTACTGCAAACAAGACCAGTACGTAGGTTAAATAAATGACCTCAGGAATGAAAGCAAGCGATACAATCAACGCCATTTGATGGAAGGTAGCTTTCCCATTCCACATCTTTCCAATCAAGAGGTACATGTAAGGAAGAAGGAATTTCAAGGCCAGCCAAATAAGCACTGTTTGAAACAGAAGAAAAACAAGCCCGCCTGCAACCCCAAATGTAGCAAACACCTTATCCTCCCCTACACTTAATAAAGAAGCTGTCAACCCAGCTATTAGGAAGTTGAGATTAAGAAGGCTTGTGCTTAACCCATTTTCAAGAAGGAAATCTATTGTCGCAGATGTTTTTGTCCAAATTTTTGTATAAGGGTTCATTATTTAGATTAGTAACATCAAGTGTAGTCAATGGTCAAAGCTAGCGTTTAGACAATGTTATTACTAAACTTTTCTATTACTCCATTTATAGAATAATGTGAAGTGTTTTTTCCACAAGAATAGAGGATGATAAGTTCTAAATGTATTACAGCAACTTTCTTAGTTTACCAGGTAAGATAAAGTCCTGCCAGGCAGTTAATAAACCTCCACCTTATGATTAGCTGGCGCTTCAATTGCTAGGCTGTCTCTGGTATTTTTCTGAACGGTTATCGCCGCGAAGAGGCTCAATAGAAAGGACATCCCGTAAAAGCCTTTCTCGCTCAGAAATAAATCTGCGTTCCAAAGCCCTACGGTGAGAAGCACTAGCGACACGATGGTAGAAAACCAGGCAATCCCATAATACATACTAGAAACAGGAATACCATCTAATTGGTCACGCACGCTTTTTTGCAGAGAGATGGCTGAGAACAAACCATACATGAGAATGGTAAAGTAATACCCTTTTTCATTCAGCATCATGTCGGCGTTCCATAGCCCAATGATGTAGGCACTGATACCAGTAAGTAGAACAAAATAAGAGGCTGCGGCAAATACGTTGGATGGTTTCTGATTCATCTTTGTTTTTAGTTAAATGATGAATCAAAGGTAGAGGAGGTCCCAATCCTTTCTTTTGACATTTGTCAAAAAGCGAAATGCTATACCTGGCTTCTTATTCTGCTCAGCGTTTCCTGACTAATACCCAGGTAAGAAGCCGTTTGCCCAAGCGAGATTCTGTGAAGAATGTGTGGCGAGTTTTCTAGTAGCTGTTCATAGCGCTCTTTAGCCGTTTTAAACTGCATGGCCATAAACCGCTCTTCCAGCCGTATGTAGTACTGCTCATTGATAATGCGGACAAGTCGCTCTAGGTCATGATGCGCATCAAACAACTGGTGCAATGCTTCAGAACTAATGCTCCACAAAGTAGAATCCTCTAAAGCCTGTATGTTTTCTACCGCTGGCTTTCTAGAAATAAAGCTGTAAAAGGAGGTGACAAAATTATCCTCGAAGCCAAACCAATAGGTAATCTCTTTCCCGTCTAGGTTATAATACCCTCGCAAACAACCTTGCTCAAGGAAATACAAGTTATTGCAAACTGTCCCCTCTTTTACCAAGAAGGAATTTCTTGGAATCTTAATTTGGGTTAAAGCTTTCGACAAGGCTTTCCAAGCTTCAGAAGAAATAGGATAGTACTTTGATATGCAATTATATAATGCATTCATTTAAACCTATTATTTTTAAATGTAATACAAAAGTCCCGCAGTTTTAACACAGGAAATAAACATAGATTATTAATTATTTAATAGCAGAACTAAAAGCAACAACCTTCAATAGAATGAATATTATTCAACCGATTTTACTATGATTATGCAACATCTATATTTTTATTATTTAATCCATTTTAAACCTTTGCGCCCAAACCGCTTGTTGAACAGAATCTAATCCGTGGTTAGTCAGAGAATCATACAAATCGCCTTCTTTAGCAACTTTGTTGTGAAAGTAAGTAATTACTACCATCAACTGCTCTCTATCTCC contains the following coding sequences:
- a CDS encoding prohibitin family protein, producing MNRRILTAILTGVAILIFSITATQSCTRVDAGHEGILVKMYGTEKGVQDVSLVTGRVWYNPFTEEVYEFPTYIQTQDYDAFTVNAKDGSVFTVDPTISFYVKAGASPQIFKKYRKDIGEIAKTTLLNYVKDAFRIRLNQYSTEEIISKRQQFEAEVQTTLDQALQQDGFKLEQMTSGLTYPEEIVRAVNLKNRAVQQAMQVENELKVAEAQARKKIVEAQAEAEANRLRQQTLTPLLIQQQFIEKWNGSTPLYGNSPVFFKNVQ
- the nfi gene encoding deoxyribonuclease V (cleaves DNA at apurinic or apyrimidinic sites), with amino-acid sequence MAWYAQYPTPDPIIVKELTAKQEELRQQVILQKPDFELKWLAGCDSSFIGENILSVFVLLKYPSLELVEKVYHYGPVELPYIPGFLAFRETPNLLKAYEKLVQKPDLIMVDGHGIAHPRRLGIASQLGVLLNKPTMGVAKKVLTGKYDEPTPVKGSSFPLMSKQEQIGTVIVTKDKVKPVFVSPGHLMDLETATALTLETAIKHKLPEPTRLADYYAEVFKAEVR
- the clpB gene encoding ATP-dependent chaperone ClpB gives rise to the protein MNFNNYTIKSQEAVQKATEIAGGNQQQAIETGHLLKGILQTDENVPNFYLKKLGVNTNQFESKLNEIVTAYPVVTGGNPYLSNDAAAALQKATSYLKEFDDEYVAIEHLLLGLLAGRDKVATLMKDAGITEKGLKAAIKELRGDSKVTDQNAEAKYNSLKKYAIDLNEQARLGKIDPVIGRDEEIRRVLQILSRRTKNNPILLGEPGVGKTAIVEGLAQRIVSGDVPENLKSKTIMSLDMGLLVAGAKYKGEFEERLKAVIKEVVDSEGDIVLFIDEIHTLIGAGAGGESAMDAANLLKPALARGELHAIGATTLKEYQKYFEKDKAMERRFQAVTVDEPSIPDAISILRGIKDKYELHHGVRIKDDAIISAVELSSRYISDRFLPDKAIDLIDEAASKLRIEMDSLPVELDEVQRKIMQLEIEREAIRRENDKEKENLLSKEIADLSEARDTLRAKWQSEKQVIEGIQKEKEAIEQYKLEADHAERAGDYGRVAELRYGIIQEAEARLKELQETVKQQQAGEHMLQEEVTSEDVAEVVAKWTGVPVNKMLQSDREKLLHLEEELGRRVAGQEEAIAAISDAVRRSRAGLQDPKRPIGSFIFLGTTGVGKTELAKALADFLFNDENAMVRIDMSEYQERHAVSRLVGAPPGYVGYDEGGQLTEAVRRKPYSVILLDEIEKAHPDVFNILLQVLDDGRLTDNKGRVANFKNTIIIMTSNIGANIIQENFQDLDEKNPEPTIERTKDEVFEVLKKTLRPEFLNRIDELIMFRPLSSREIRKIVDIQFRHIQERLEDSGIRLEATNEVLDFLGREGYDPQFGARPLKRVLQRRILNELSKSILGGDIRKDAVVEAVLAGDQIKFVNIDIDLPVDR
- a CDS encoding PAS domain-containing protein, whose product is MTDFSTSPKPTASFNEALSFQKIFEAQNNPILVLSPSLKILGCTEAYLKETLLTREQLLGKSVFDAFPDNPEAGESLSSVKLRASLQQVLASKQAHQMEVTRYDIPDPNHSASFIERYWSILNTPILDERGEVLYILNEATNVTEAEKSKKNLLESEEREKVALAEVEQQRLRLERLFAQAPAAMAVLEGPNLEFKEINDAYQQLFPGRKLLGLALFEALSELKGQPIEEIVQHVITTGETFEGKEILIPVARYKDQPVEDIYWNFIYQALYDAQGKINGMFIFALDVTPFVEARQQVEKSAEDLKALNLELEARVERRTQEVQKAQADAERQRQRFERLFMDAPTAICILAGPNLVYELVNPVYAGLFPDRELLGKPILEALPEIGHNKAYETFSEVYRTGITHEEPELLIPFTSPHGFLEDRYFRYIQQARTNEEGIVDGVLVFAIEVTEQVAARKAVEENANNLRLITDSLPVLIGYLDRDRVYRFTNKAYEAWFPIKSEDLLGRRVQDVVGEKAYNNTKGYMDRALAGERLSFEATMPYREDFVKHIKTDYVPDVRGGEVVGFYTLVTDVTDQVEARLKIETSAQQASAIAVELAAANEDLRLANLDLADANQQLTHTNKDLDNFIYTASHDLKAPISNIEMLLRELQVELPQESLKGHEVKAIIKMMQNSIDRFKKSIASLTEITKLQKDHDQAAQTVNLQEVVQEVQLDMQQIILASGAKVESTIRNDAMVSFSEKNLRSVVYNLLSNAIKYRHPDRNPLVKISCQPEEDYVVLVIQDNGLGINPKQKTKLFTMFSRFHDHVEGSGIGLYMVKRILDNAQGKIEVESTVGEGTTIKVYLKRAE